In one window of Longimicrobiaceae bacterium DNA:
- a CDS encoding DUF72 domain-containing protein: MSGRIYVGISGWTYAGWRGVFYPEGVAHKRELAYVGSRLATVEINGSFYSLQRPTSYRRWYEETPPGFVFAVKGSRFITHMKKLKDVETALANFFASGVLRLGDKLGPFLWQFPERFGFVEERFAAFLQALPKTTTEAAELALRHDDRMLGRNWVEPEHDAPLRHAFEVRNPGCFVPEFGDLLRAHDATLVFADTAGKWPYEEEVTADFVYIRLHGAEHLYASGYTDAQLDWWADRIRAWSAGSEPADARRISPVRPVRRGRDVYVYFDNDAKVHAPFDALRLAERLGVGKGLVQEG, translated from the coding sequence GTGAGCGGACGAATCTACGTCGGCATCTCCGGCTGGACGTATGCCGGGTGGCGCGGCGTGTTCTACCCGGAAGGGGTGGCGCACAAGCGCGAGCTTGCGTACGTGGGCTCACGCCTGGCGACGGTGGAGATCAACGGTTCGTTCTACTCCTTGCAGCGCCCCACCAGCTACCGCCGCTGGTACGAGGAGACGCCGCCGGGCTTCGTGTTCGCCGTGAAGGGCAGCCGCTTCATCACGCACATGAAGAAGCTGAAGGACGTGGAGACGGCGCTCGCCAACTTCTTCGCGTCCGGCGTCCTCCGCCTGGGCGACAAGCTGGGCCCGTTCCTCTGGCAGTTCCCGGAACGATTCGGGTTCGTGGAGGAACGTTTCGCCGCCTTCCTCCAGGCGCTGCCGAAGACGACGACGGAGGCGGCCGAGCTGGCGCTGCGCCACGACGACCGCATGCTGGGCCGCAACTGGGTGGAGCCGGAGCACGACGCTCCGTTGCGCCACGCCTTCGAGGTCCGAAACCCCGGCTGCTTCGTCCCCGAGTTCGGCGACCTGCTGCGCGCCCACGACGCAACGCTCGTCTTCGCCGACACCGCGGGCAAGTGGCCGTACGAGGAGGAGGTCACGGCGGACTTCGTCTACATTCGCCTGCACGGCGCCGAGCACCTATACGCCAGCGGCTACACCGACGCGCAGCTGGACTGGTGGGCGGACCGCATCCGCGCGTGGAGCGCCGGGAGCGAGCCGGCGGACGCACGCCGCATCTCTCCGGTGCGTCCGGTCCGCCGCGGGCGCGACGTGTACGTGTACTTCGACAACGACGCCAAGGTGCACGCCCCGTTCGACGCGCTGCGGCTCGCGGAGCGGCTGGGTGTGGGGAAGGGACTTGTGCAGGAAGGATGA
- the fetB gene encoding iron export ABC transporter permease subunit FetB, which translates to MTLALLAPVAAAHPSTADVTWPQLGLAAGLILVAIGISRWQGLGLGRDLAVGTVRTVVQLVLVGYVLVYVFALGRWYVVIAAMLLMVAVATHTAVGRQKGAPRELWGITGAAMLLGSGLTMAYVGAAVVRPHPWFDPRYMIPLFGMIVGNAMNAAALSAERLRSELESRRGEVEAYLALGAPPARAAREPVRRALRASMIPTINGMMVVGIVSLPGMMTGQILAGASPLLAVRYQIVVMFMLTCSVAITSCAVTLWYRRSFFTAAEQLRPKPEEAGG; encoded by the coding sequence GTGACGCTGGCGCTGCTCGCACCCGTCGCCGCCGCGCACCCATCCACCGCGGACGTGACGTGGCCGCAGCTCGGGTTGGCGGCCGGGCTCATCCTCGTCGCCATCGGCATCTCGCGGTGGCAGGGGCTGGGGCTCGGCCGCGACCTGGCGGTCGGCACCGTGCGGACAGTGGTGCAGCTGGTGCTCGTGGGCTACGTGCTGGTCTACGTGTTCGCGCTGGGCCGCTGGTACGTGGTGATCGCGGCCATGCTGCTGATGGTCGCCGTCGCCACGCACACCGCCGTGGGCCGGCAGAAGGGCGCGCCGCGCGAGCTGTGGGGCATCACCGGCGCGGCCATGCTGCTCGGCTCCGGGCTGACGATGGCGTATGTGGGCGCCGCCGTCGTGCGGCCGCATCCGTGGTTCGATCCGCGCTACATGATCCCGCTCTTCGGCATGATCGTGGGCAACGCCATGAACGCCGCCGCCCTCTCCGCCGAGCGTCTGCGCTCCGAGCTGGAGAGCCGCCGCGGCGAGGTGGAAGCGTATCTCGCGCTGGGCGCCCCGCCTGCCCGCGCCGCCCGCGAGCCGGTGCGACGCGCCCTTCGCGCGTCCATGATCCCCACCATCAACGGCATGATGGTCGTGGGCATCGTCTCGCTTCCCGGCATGATGACCGGGCAGATCCTGGCGGGCGCATCGCCGCTGCTGGCCGTGCGCTACCAGATCGTGGTGATGTTCATGCTCACCTGCTCGGTCGCGATCACCTCGTGCGCCGTCACGCTGTGGTACCGCCGCAGCTTCTTCACCGCCGCCGAGCAGCTTCGCCCCAAGCCGGAAGAGGCGGGCGGGTGA